The Theobroma cacao cultivar B97-61/B2 chromosome 1, Criollo_cocoa_genome_V2, whole genome shotgun sequence genome contains the following window.
CCGCACCTGTTCCTGTATCTTTCTTTCATCTTACCAAGTTCAACCTATACATACGTTAATTGCTCAGATTTTCCCATGGACTCAGGCGTCTACTAAAATATGATCATGAACTCATGTAccggatatatatatatatatatatacacacacacacatgcaTTCAGATTGTGGCACCTAGTCCTACTCATGACTATTATTAAACGATTAAGCCCCTTCCCCTCCCAGATCCCTAAGAGAAGTATACAAACAGATCTAGAGACCAGAAAAAGACCAAACAAATCCCAACAGGGGAATAACAAGTTAGAAGCTAATGACAAGCTGATCTTCCAGTAATTcattgattatgaaatgtgatgcATAACAGAAAGCCACCGATCTAATTGGAGAGGAAAAACTGATGACAAATTCATCCTTGAAGCCAACCAATTTGTTGGCTTTTGGGtgcataaaagaaaaaagaagaagaagaaaaaccaaattAATGTTTGGGACTTTGTGTGCGAATTATTACCATAGATAGAGAAACAAGTTGGTGCTTTTGGTTAAAGAGTATAGTTGCCTGGAGAGTTCTCAGAATCTGCATTGCCAAGATTGAATTATGGAACAAGGATGAGGAAATTACATCTAGTGTATGTTATACTTACGCAAGCTCACAGTAGATCAACGAGAGGAGGgaaaaaataacaaagaagGGAAAAACATCAGGATCAGCAGCTATCTAGAGGCTTGTGATGTCCAAGCAGAAGCAGTGAACAAGCTAGTATCTTTCCATCCAAGTCTAAGTGTTCCATCTCCTTGCACCAGGCTATACCCATGAGCAGGAGGGAACATGTTCAATATTAGTTGTGCCTGAGCCATGGAGTTGCTGCTCATTGGCACCTGCACAAAGCAATTCCTTGCAAGCTCACTTCTCCAATGCTTGAACTTGTCCTCCCCACTTCTTGCAGGGCCTCCTATTGCCAATATATTATTGATTTCCCTATACAAAAGGCAATGCTCGATGCGGTGCCTGCTAGGGTCATCAGCTGGCAGATACGCCCCAAGTGAATCAAACATGGTTGAATAGTAATGGAGAGAGCCCACAAAACGGTCCAAGAAAGATCCACCATGGAAGAGGTCTTGCTCAACCAATGTTATCACTCTTGGAGCCAATTGCTCAAACAGTCTCAATGTCTTCCATTCAGGTCCCGTGGCATCATATAGTGAATGCTGTAGCCAGTGAACAGCTAGTGTCTCTCCCCTTCGGACTTGTACCATTGTAATGTCAATTTCTCCAAATTTCTTTGCGATTGGGTGGAATTCGAAAGACATTCCAAGCCGTTTAGCGAAATTGGAAAGTTGTTTTCCGGTCTCCACCAGAAGCTCCATTGAATTGCCTATGCCGGTCATCCTGACGTGCGGAGGCCCTTCAATACGCGTGGCTAGGATATGAAACAGGGCCGGCCATTGCAAGCCTTGCATGATGTCAAGGTCTATGATGTGAACTCTATCTCGCCTATGGAGAGCCTCAAGGATGGCTTGGTTGGAGGTGAAGTGAGCGAATTTGACATAGGGAGAGACGTTGTTGAAGGCTTGGAAGGAGCAATGAACGCTTTTATAGTTTATCAAAGGAGAGCATATCCCTAACCATGAGTTAATAACCCTACTAGACATGGCCTTGGCAAAATATGCGACAACCCTTTCAGCACAAGAAGGAGCGTAAGGAGAAGCCATTTGGGTCAGTTCAAGCAACATTCTATGAGCTTCCCCAAGATTGTCAACCGAGATAGCAACAGCACACTCCAAAAGAAGCGTTATCAAGCTTAACCCTTGCTCGTCTAACCTACTTAACCCTCTACCATTCACTCCATTTTCACAAAAGTTATTTGTTTGGTTTCCTTGCTCGTTGCTCCATTGGTTCTCTTCACCACTGCCATCCAAAAAACTTCTTCTTACTGTTTTCCTTGCCCTAAAATCACCCAACGGCGATGGGGCAAAGCTATCCTCGCATACCATTGACGTGTCAGCTAGCAAGCTGCTATCGGTTTCGGTCTCAGCTGGCAAGTCATCAATGAGCTGCTTGGTGACTTGTTCCACCCACTCAGAGAGCTCATTTCTCTCCAAGTTTGAGCAACGATTTTCAACTGCTTGTCTCGGGATGGAGCTGACACTCGTTGTTGGAAACCCAACAGAGGCAAAGTCCCATATCGGTTCATGAGGCTGGATCATATCTAGAGTCGCATGAACCACTTCGAACCCTCCTTTCATCATTGAAATGCTATAAAGATGGCgtaaaggaaaaaaggagaaaaatcaCAGAAGGGTGAGGGAGGGTGTTAAGGAGAGCTGGAGACCATTTTTAAAGGGGAAATTTGGAGCAATGATGACCAAAGAAATGGTCTGTTACTAAATTTGGGGACTTGTTTAATGAAACAGCGCGGCCGGCATAGCCAGACACATAGACAAGGACA
Protein-coding sequences here:
- the LOC18613111 gene encoding protein SCARECROW, with the translated sequence MKGGFEVVHATLDMIQPHEPIWDFASVGFPTTSVSSIPRQAVENRCSNLERNELSEWVEQVTKQLIDDLPAETETDSSLLADTSMVCEDSFAPSPLGDFRARKTVRRSFLDGSGEENQWSNEQGNQTNNFCENGVNGRGLSRLDEQGLSLITLLLECAVAISVDNLGEAHRMLLELTQMASPYAPSCAERVVAYFAKAMSSRVINSWLGICSPLINYKSVHCSFQAFNNVSPYVKFAHFTSNQAILEALHRRDRVHIIDLDIMQGLQWPALFHILATRIEGPPHVRMTGIGNSMELLVETGKQLSNFAKRLGMSFEFHPIAKKFGEIDITMVQVRRGETLAVHWLQHSLYDATGPEWKTLRLFEQLAPRVITLVEQDLFHGGSFLDRFVGSLHYYSTMFDSLGAYLPADDPSRHRIEHCLLYREINNILAIGGPARSGEDKFKHWRSELARNCFVQVPMSSNSMAQAQLILNMFPPAHGYSLVQGDGTLRLGWKDTSLFTASAWTSQASR